Proteins co-encoded in one Xanthomonas campestris pv. badrii genomic window:
- a CDS encoding EthD family reductase, whose protein sequence is MIKVSVMYPNREGARFDHGYYRDQHMPLVSARMGAACLRYSVDKGLSGGEAGSSPPFIGMCHIFCDSVESFNASFGPHAQEILADVANYTDLIPVMQISEVVVE, encoded by the coding sequence ATGATCAAGGTCAGCGTGATGTACCCCAACCGCGAAGGCGCCCGTTTCGACCACGGCTATTACCGCGACCAGCACATGCCGCTGGTGAGCGCCCGCATGGGTGCTGCCTGCCTGCGCTACAGCGTGGACAAGGGCCTCAGCGGCGGCGAAGCCGGCAGCAGCCCGCCCTTCATCGGTATGTGCCATATCTTTTGCGACTCGGTGGAATCGTTCAATGCGAGCTTCGGCCCGCATGCGCAGGAGATTCTTGCCGACGTGGCCAACTACACCGATCTGATCCCGGTCATGCAGATCAGCGAGGTGGTGGTGGAGTGA
- the thrC gene encoding threonine synthase, producing the protein MFISTRGGAPAASLSQAIAAGLAPDGGLYVPQTLPPARPLAAGADLAATATTLLQPFFAGDALADALPAICADAFDFPAPLVPLATPGDYALELFHGPTAAFKDFGARFLAACLTRLRRAEDRPLTILVATSGDTGAAVAAAFHRQPGLRVVVLYPDGRVSPRQAHQLGCFGDNIQAVRVAGSFDDCQAMVKQALNDAPLQAQVPLSSANSISLGRLLPQMSYYAHAALQHHAASGSALNLVVPTGNLGNGLAAILARALGVPLGSIALASNANHVLPDYFAGDDYAPQPSVATLANAMDVGAPSNFERLRWLYQGDDAALREAFRALSVDDAAISHTIGQRHARYGEVHCPHTATAVHVLEQLRAEGPEGVTGDWAVAATAHPAKFEGVVEPLIGAPVAVPPALAALLQRPAHAQALAPEYAALRQRLLADAA; encoded by the coding sequence ATGTTCATTTCCACCCGTGGCGGTGCGCCCGCCGCAAGCCTGAGCCAGGCCATCGCCGCCGGATTGGCGCCCGATGGCGGGCTGTACGTGCCGCAGACGCTGCCACCGGCGCGCCCCCTGGCAGCTGGCGCCGATCTGGCCGCTACTGCCACCACGCTGCTGCAGCCGTTTTTCGCGGGTGATGCGTTGGCCGATGCGTTGCCGGCCATCTGCGCCGACGCCTTCGACTTCCCGGCGCCGCTGGTGCCGCTGGCCACGCCCGGCGATTACGCGCTGGAGTTGTTTCACGGGCCGACCGCTGCGTTCAAGGATTTCGGCGCGCGCTTTCTGGCCGCCTGCCTGACCCGCCTGCGCCGGGCCGAAGACCGCCCGCTCACCATCCTGGTCGCCACCTCCGGCGATACCGGTGCGGCGGTGGCCGCCGCCTTCCATCGCCAGCCCGGGCTGCGCGTGGTGGTGCTGTATCCGGACGGCCGCGTGTCGCCCCGGCAGGCGCATCAGCTGGGCTGTTTCGGCGACAACATCCAGGCCGTGCGCGTGGCCGGTTCGTTCGACGATTGCCAGGCGATGGTCAAGCAGGCCCTGAACGATGCGCCGCTGCAGGCGCAGGTGCCGCTGAGTTCGGCCAACAGCATCAGCCTGGGCCGGCTGCTGCCGCAGATGAGCTATTACGCGCACGCAGCCCTGCAGCACCACGCCGCATCCGGCAGCGCGCTGAACCTGGTGGTGCCCACCGGCAACCTGGGCAACGGGCTGGCGGCGATCCTGGCGCGTGCGCTGGGCGTGCCGCTGGGCAGCATCGCGCTGGCCTCCAACGCCAACCACGTGCTGCCGGACTACTTTGCCGGCGACGACTATGCACCGCAGCCCAGCGTGGCGACGCTGGCCAATGCCATGGACGTCGGCGCGCCGAGCAACTTCGAACGTCTGCGCTGGTTGTACCAGGGCGACGACGCGGCGCTACGCGAGGCCTTCCGCGCCTTGTCGGTGGACGATGCGGCGATCAGCCACACCATCGGGCAGCGCCACGCGCGCTATGGCGAGGTGCACTGCCCGCACACTGCCACCGCGGTGCATGTGCTGGAACAGCTGCGTGCAGAAGGGCCGGAAGGCGTGACCGGCGATTGGGCGGTGGCCGCCACCGCGCACCCGGCCAAGTTCGAAGGGGTGGTGGAACCGCTGATCGGCGCGCCGGTGGCCGTTCCGCCTGCATTGGCGGCGCTGCTGCAGCGCCCGGCGCATGCGCAGGCACTGGCGCCGGAGTACGCCGCGCTGCGGCAGCGGCTGCTTGCCGACGCCGCCTGA
- a CDS encoding murein L,D-transpeptidase catalytic domain family protein has translation MSYRVIAVAAALCGWATAGAALAADAMSASPVSPLGAPHAGLIDALARQAPALDRQVLALATEALQCARQRKQVGDERVLSVIDYSRPSTERRLWVFDLARQRLLFKEWVAHGRNTGENLAATFSNTDGSFQSSLGAFTAQESYTGQNGYSLRLKGLEPGFNDHARERAIVIHGAPYVSEAIIRSQGRLGRSLGCPAVRPAVAKQLIDTLRDGAFVFAYYPDRAWLRQSQLLHGGCGATVAAVGGR, from the coding sequence ATGTCTTATCGAGTGATCGCCGTTGCCGCCGCCCTCTGCGGGTGGGCAACGGCCGGAGCGGCCCTGGCGGCCGATGCCATGAGCGCGTCCCCGGTATCGCCGCTGGGCGCGCCGCATGCGGGACTGATCGACGCGCTGGCGCGCCAGGCCCCGGCGCTGGATCGCCAGGTGCTGGCGCTGGCGACCGAGGCCTTGCAATGCGCGCGGCAGCGCAAGCAGGTGGGCGACGAGCGCGTGCTCAGCGTGATCGACTACAGCCGGCCGTCCACCGAGCGCCGGCTCTGGGTATTCGATCTGGCGCGGCAGCGGTTGCTGTTCAAGGAATGGGTGGCGCACGGGCGCAATACCGGCGAAAACCTGGCCGCGACGTTTTCCAACACCGATGGCAGCTTCCAGTCCAGCCTGGGCGCCTTCACCGCGCAGGAGTCCTATACCGGCCAGAACGGCTATTCGCTGCGGCTCAAGGGCCTGGAGCCGGGCTTCAACGACCATGCGCGCGAGCGCGCCATCGTCATCCACGGCGCGCCCTACGTGAGCGAGGCCATCATCCGCAGCCAGGGCCGGCTGGGTCGCAGCCTGGGCTGCCCGGCGGTGCGTCCAGCCGTTGCCAAACAACTGATCGACACCTTGCGCGACGGTGCGTTCGTGTTCGCCTACTACCCGGATCGCGCATGGCTGCGGCAGTCGCAGTTGTTGCATGGCGGCTGCGGCGCGACGGTGGCGGCGGTCGGGGGACGTTGA